From Panicum hallii strain FIL2 chromosome 2, PHallii_v3.1, whole genome shotgun sequence, a single genomic window includes:
- the LOC112881691 gene encoding ETO1-like protein 1 yields the protein MRSSFLSESPCDEQHIHGYGFNPQSWLQVERGKLPKSSYSPSSIESLIKIAEPPVVPLYKPLDYVEVLSRIHEELEQCMPSERPGLYLVQSQVFRGLGEAKLCQRSLHSAWHCASTVHEKVIFGAWLRYKKCGEEIISDMLAACRKCCREFGPLDIASEMPVGNFQIFGSCEMGSSSRVSSMVTFQIRDGRVTCDRCKIASLSIPFFSMLNGPFTESQLELVDLSENSISLEGMRAVSEFSSTYSLGDFPLEILLEILVFANTFCCDRLKDACDRKLASFVSSRQDAVELMALAFEENAPVLAASCLQMLLQELPDCLTDDLVISLFLGATAQQQLIMVGQTSFLLYCLLSEVAMNIDPRTETTVCLSEKLVQLAVTPTQKQIAFHQLGCIRLLRKEYNEAERPFEVAFSAGHIYSIAGLARIASMQGQKALAYEKLSSVIASYLPLGWMYLERSLYSEGDRKLADLDKATELDPTLTYPYMYRAASLMRKKDAKLALEEINRLLGFKLALECLELRICLYLALEDYKSAICDIHAILTLSPEYRMLEGRVAASKIGTLLGAHVEQWNTAECWLQLYERWSSVDDIGSLSVIYRMLESDAAKSVLYFRQSLLLLRLNCPEAAMRSLQLARHHAATVHERLVYEGWLLYDTGHCEEALQKAEESISIQRSFEAFFLKAYVLADSGVDPSYSATVISLLEDALKCPSDRLRKGQALNNLGGVYVDCGKLDSAADCYTSALKIRHTRAHQGLARVHFLRNNRDAAYEEMTKLIEKAKNNASAYEKRSEYCEREQTMTDLQTVTQLDPLRVYPYRYRAAVLMDSHKENDAIAELSRAIAFKADLHLLHLRAAFHEHIGDVPSALRDCRAALSLDPNHQEMLELQKRVNSQEP from the exons ATGAGGAGCAGCTTCCTGTCGGAGTCGCCGTGCGACGAGCAGCACATCCATGGCTACGGGTTCAACCCCCAGTCATGGCTGCAGGTGGAGCGTGGGAAACTGCCCAAGTCATCCTACTCGCCGTCCTCCAT TGAGTCTCTCATCAAGATTGCTGAGCCGCCAGTAGTTCCATTGTATAAGCCTTTGGATTATGTTGAGGTTCTATCGAGGATCCACGAGGAGCTGGAGCAATGCATGCCGAGTGAGCGTCCAGGGCTGTATCTGGTCCAGTCCCAGGTGTTTAGGGGCCTTGGGGAGGCAAAATTGTGCCAGAGGAGCCTGCACTCTGCGTGGCACTGTGCAAGCACTGTGCATGAAAAGGTCATATTTGGTGCGTGGCTGCGGTATAAGAAGTGTGGGGAGGAGATCATATCTGATATGCTTGCAGCATGTAGGAAGTGCTGCCGAGAGTTTGGCCCACTTGATATTGCTTCTGAGATGCCTGTGGGTAATTTTCAGATATTTGGTTCATGTGAGATGGGCTCCTCATCTCGAGTTTCTTCCATGGTGACATTTCAAATACGAGATGGGAGGGTGACATGTGATAGGTGCAAGATTGCATCTTTGTCGATCCCATTTTTCTCCATGCTTAATGGACCATTTACCGAGTCACAGCTTGAGCTTGTTGATTTGTCAGAGAACAGTATTTCATTGGAGGGCATGAGAGCTGTTTCCGAGTTTAGTTCTACTTATAGCTTAGGGGATTTTCCTTTGGAAATCTTGTTGGAGATCCTGGTGTTTGCAAACACATTTTGTTGTGACAGGCTAAAGGATGCCTGTGATAGGAAACTGGCTTCGTTTGTTTCATCAAGGCAGGATGCTGTTGAGCTCATGGCGTTGGCATTTGAAGAAAATGCGCCAGTTCTTGCTGCTTCTTGCTTGCAAATGCTTTTACAGGAGCTTCCTGATTGTCTAACTGACGATCTGGTAATTAGCCTCTTCTTGGGTGCGACTGCACAGCAACAGCTTATCATGGTTGGACAAACCTCCTTTTTGCTATACTGCTTGCTTAGTGAAGTTGCAATGAACATTGATCCGAGGACAGAGACAACTGTATGCTTATCAGAGAAGCTTGTTCAGTTAGCAGTTACCCCTACTCAGAAGCAAATAGCTTTTCATCAGCTTGGATGCATTAGACTTTTGAGAAAGGAATACAATGAAGCTGAACGCCCATTTGAGGTTGCCTTCTCTGCTGGTCATATATATTCCATTGCTGGTCTTGCTAGAATCGCTAGTATGCAAGGCCAAAAGGCTTTGGCTTATGAGAAACTCAGTTCAGTCATAGCATCTTATCTGCCATTAGGGTGGATGTATCTGGAGAGATCTTTGTATTCTGAAGGTGATAGAAAGTTGGCGGACCTTGACAAAGCAACTGAGCtggaccctactcttacttACCCTTACATGTACCGAGCTGCATCCTTGATGAGAAAGAAAGATGCTAAACTTGCCTTGGAGGAAATTAACCGACTCTTGGGTTTCAAGTTAGCATTGGAGTGCCTGGAGCTCCGGATTTGTCTATACTTGGCTCTAGAAGACTACAAATCTGCCATCTGTGATATCCATGCGATTCTCACTCTTTCACCTGAGTATCGGATGTTGGAAGGACGTGTAGCTGCTTCCAAAATTGGCACTCTTCTAGGTGCACATGTCGAGCAGTGGAATACAGCTGAGTGTTGGCTCCAACTGTATGAGCGCTGGTCATCAGTGGATGATATTGGTTCCCTTTCAGTGATCTACCGGATGCTCGAGTCAGATGCTGCAAAAAGTGTTCTGTACTTTAGGCAATCGTTACTGCTCCTTAG GTTGAACTGTCCTGAGGCAGCGATGCGCAGTTTGCAATTGGCAAGACATCATGCTGCAACTGTGCATGAACGACTAGTATATGAGGGGTGGCTTTTGTATGACACTGGACACTGTGAGGAGGCTCTACAAAAAGCAGAAGAATCTATTTCTATTCAAAGGTCATTTGAGGCTTTCTTTCTGAAAGCCTACGTTTTGGCTGACTCAGGAGTTGATCCTTCTTATTCCGCGACTGTTATCTCGCTTCTTGAAGATGCATTGAAATGCCCTTCAGACCGGCTTCGGAAGGGTCAG GCTTTGAACAACCTTGGTGGTGTCTATGTTGATTGTGGAAAATTAGACTCAGCAGCTGATTGCTATACAAGTGCCCTGAAGATTCGACACACTAGGGCTCATCAAGGTCTTGCTCGTGTTCATTTCCTCAGGAACAACAGGGATGCTGCATATGAGGAAATGACAAAATTGATAGAGAAAGCTAAAAACAATGCTTCAGCTTATGAGAAGCGCTCAGAATATTGCGAGCGAGAACAAACTATGACAGATTTGCAAACAGTGACCCAATTGGATCCTTTACGTGTTTATCCGTACAGATATCGAGCAGCAG TGCTGATGGATAGCCACAAGGAGAACGATGCAATAGCGGAGCTCAGCCGTGCCATCGCCTTCAAAGCCGACCTCCACTTGCTGCATCTTCGGGCGGCATTCCACGAGCACATTGGGGATGTCCCAAGCGCTCTCCGTGATTGTAGAGCCGCCCTCTCCTTGGACCCAAATCACCAGGAAATGCTAGAGCTTCAGAAACGTGTGAACAGCCAAGAGCCCTGA